A single window of Xylocopilactobacillus apicola DNA harbors:
- the prdB gene encoding D-proline reductase (dithiol) protein PrdB — MSLKKFEGLQSEIFVPITPKPVWAPVTKPLKDMTVALVTAAGVHLKTDKPFNLAGDTSYRMVPGTAQTDELMVSHGGYDNTDVNRDINSMFPIDRLRELADSGFIKAVAPSMYTCMGGGGDVKVFTEQTGPEIAQKLLEEKVDAVVLTAGUGTCHRTAVIVQRAIEEVGIPTIIIAALPPVVRQQGSPRAVAPRVPMGANAGEPHNIEMQTGILKDTLSQLEKLEQPGKIIPLPYEYLAKI; from the coding sequence TTTGAGGGACTACAATCAGAAATTTTTGTCCCGATTACCCCAAAACCGGTTTGGGCACCAGTTACTAAACCGTTAAAAGATATGACTGTTGCGCTAGTTACCGCAGCAGGCGTCCATTTAAAAACTGATAAACCATTTAACCTTGCAGGAGATACTTCATATCGGATGGTTCCAGGAACCGCTCAAACCGATGAATTGATGGTATCTCATGGCGGATACGATAATACTGATGTAAATCGTGATATCAACTCAATGTTTCCAATCGACCGCCTACGCGAATTAGCTGATTCTGGCTTTATCAAGGCAGTTGCTCCAAGCATGTATACTTGTATGGGTGGCGGGGGAGACGTTAAAGTCTTCACCGAACAAACTGGGCCGGAAATTGCTCAAAAATTATTAGAAGAAAAAGTTGATGCTGTTGTTTTAACTGCCGGGTGAGGGACCTGTCATAGAACTGCCGTGATCGTGCAGCGAGCTATTGAAGAAGTTGGCATCCCAACTATTATTATTGCAGCCCTACCTCCAGTCGTACGTCAACAAGGATCTCCACGGGCCGTTGCTCCTCGTGTTCCAATGGGAGCTAACGCTGGTGAACCTCATAATATCGAAATGCAAACTGGTATTTTAAAGGATACTTTATCTCAGCTTGAAAAGCTTGAACAACCAGGTAAAATCATCCCATTACCATATGAATATCTTGCTAAAATTTAA